The stretch of DNA GCCCGATCGCCACCACCGCGACGATCAGGATGACCAGTATCTCTCCGATGCCGAGATCGAACATAGGGGGGTGCGGTCAGCCCGCCTCCTTGGCAGGGTCAGGTGCCGGGGGTGTCGGACTTGTCGAGCGTCGGAGCCGGAGCAGCAGTCGGGGCGGGAGCGGGGGCCGCGGTCGGCGCGGGGTCGGCGGCGGGCGGTTCGATCTGACCCTTGGCCGGCGGTTCCTGCGTCTCGCTCATGCCCTTCTTGAAGCTGGAGATGCCCTTGCCGAAATCGCCCATCATCTCCGAGATGCGGCCGCGGCCGAACAGGACCAGCACGACCAGTGCGATGATGAGAATTTGCCAGATACCGGGTTGCATGGTGCGAGTCTCGTGTTGCTGTGGAAGCCCCATATAGGAGCCTTGGCGCGGGGGCGCTACCCGGTGCGACGGATCAGGATGGGTCTTCGTCGTCGCTGTCGGTTTCGTCGGGCTCGTCCGGGTCGAAGCGCATCGCAGCCTCCATCGCCTCGTCCACCGGATCGAGCAGGCCTGCGGCGCGCAGCTCGTCGATTCCGGGCAGATCGCGGCGGCTGGCGAGGCCGAAATGGTCGAGGAATTCGGGCGTAGTCGCATAGATCACCGGGCGGCCCGGCACCTCGCGGCGGCCCGCCGGCTTCACCCAGCCCGCCTCCATCAGCACATCGAGCGTGCCCGCGCTGGTCTGCACGCCGCGGATCGATTCGATCTCCGCGCGGCTCACCGGCTCGTGATAGGCGATGATCGCCAGCACTTCCGTGGCCGCGCGGCTGAGGCGGCGTACCTGCTCCTTCTCGCGGCGCAGCAGATGGGCGAGATCGGGCGCGGTCTCGAAGTGCCACCTGCCGCCGCGCTCGACCAGATGCACCCCGCGCGGGCCATAGTGCGCCGCGATGGCCGCCAGCGCCGCGCGCACATCACCGGGGGCGGCATCGCCGAGATGGGCGGCGAGCGCATCGACGCTCATCGGCGCTTCGGCGGCGAACAGCGTCGCCTCCACCGCGCGTTCGAGCGGCTCGGGCTCGGGCTCGCTCATGCGGCTGCGTCTTTCAGACGGCGGATGCGCAGGGGGGCGAAGGCGCCCTCCTGCTCAAGCTCAGCCCGGCCCCGCTTGGCCAGTTCCAGCGCAGCGACGAAGCTGGAAGCGAGCGCCGAGCGCTTCAATTCGGGCGAGGCGTGGGGCGGGAGGAAATCGCGGATCTCCATCCACTCCAGCGTCACGCCGAGCATCGCCGCGACCCGCTCCAGCGCCGAATCGAGCGTCATCACCGGGCGGTTCGCGACGTGGTAGATGCGCGGCGCGGTGCGCGCCTTGACCTGCCCATAGGCCTGGATGAGGCTGAACAGGTCGGAGCGCCACACGGTCTTGCGGTCGGTGCGCAGGCCCTCGGGCGCGCCGCGCAGAAAGATGTCGCGCCCGATCCGGTCGCGCCCCATCAACCGCCCCGCCGCCTCGCGCATCGCGCCCAGTCGTTGCAGCCGCAATTGCAGGCGCAGCGCGAGTTCTTCGGGGCTCGGGTCTTCCTGCTCTTCTTTGGGCAGCAGCATCGCCGACTTCAGGTAAGCGAGCCAGGCTGCCATCACGAGGTAATCGGCGGCCAGCTCCAGCTTCATCGCCCCGGCGCGCTCGATATAGCTAAGGTATTGATCGACCAGCGCGAGGATCGAAATCTGCCTGAGGTCGACCTTCTGCCGCCGCGCGAGATCGAGCAGCAGGTCGAGCGGCCCCTCCCACGCACCCAGTTCGAGGTAGAGCGCATCCGAATCGGGCCGGGGCGCCTCGGGCGGGAACATGAAGGGCTGATCGGCCTCGCTCATGCGGCAGCCCCTGTCAGCGCCAGCAGCGCATCGCGCTTGGCAAGAAGGTCAGCCGCTTCGGGGGCGAGCGCCGGGGCAATGCGGGTGCCCGCCAGCGCCCGGTCGAGCCGCGCGGCGGTGGCGGGCGGCATGGCGGGAAGCACCTCGCAAATGCCCTGCATATCGTCCATCTTCGCCCAGCAATTGAGGATGATGTCGCAACCCGCCGCATGGGCGCGGCCAGCACGCTCGGGGATCGAGCCGCCCAGCGCCTCCATGTCGATGTCGTCAGTGAGCAGCAGGCCATCGAAACCGATGCTTCCGCGGATCACGTCGCGGATCACGGTTTCCGAGAGCGTGGCAGGGTTGTCCGCATCCCAGGCGGTGAATACCAGGTGCCCGGTCATGCCGATCAGCGCGTGGTTGAGCGTGCGGAACGGGGCGAGGTCGTCCTCCAGTTCCGCAGCCGAGGCGGTCACCGTGGGGAGCGCCTTGTGCGTATCGACATCGGTGCGGCCGTGGCCGGGCATGTGCTTGACGCAGCCCGTCACGCCGCCCGCCGCCAGTCCTTCGAGCACCGCGCGCCCGATCGCCGCCACGGCCACCGGGTCGCTGCCGAAGGCCCGGTCGCCGATCACGTCGTGTGCGCCGGGGACGCGCAGATCGAGCGGCGGGTGGTAATCGACCGTGATGCCCATCGCCGACAGTTCGAGCCCCATTGCCGTGGCATTGGCCCGCGCCGCCTCGATCGCGCTGGCGGGGGCGATGGCATAGAGCTGTTCGAAGGCGGCCCCGGCAGGATAGCTCGCCCAGTGCGGCGGCCGCAGCCGCGCGACACGCCCGCCTTCCTGATCGATCGAGATCAACAGCCGGTCACGCCCGTGGATGCTCCGCAAATCATCGGTCAACGCGCGCAGCTGTGCGGGATCGACACAATTGCGCCCGAACAGGATATAGCCCGCCGGGTCGCACTCGCGGAAGAAGGCGCGCTCGTCAGGGGTAAGCTGCGGGCCGCCGAGGCCGAAGATTGCCGGAATCATGGTGGCGCCAGACTCGCACCCAAAACCGGGTCTCGCAAGGGCAACAAGGGCTCAAGACCGGGGCAACACCCCGCCAATCCCCATCTATTTGACCTGACAATCGAGCCCGTCGGTCTTGAGCGCGGCGCACAGCCGGTCGGCCTCCGCGCGGCTGCCGGTGACTGCCTGCAGGCGATAGACCGTGCCGATATCGACCTTGCCCTCGACCACGCGGTGCTTGACCCCGTTGAGCTTCTCGGTGCGGCGCTGCGCATCGACCCAGCCCTGCTCGGCCCGCGCGCGGGTGCCATAGGCGGCAAGCTGGACCGACGTTCCCGCCGCCGGGGCGGGTTCCGCAGCCGGAGCGACCGGCACAGGCTTGGTCGCACCGGCAGAAGGAGGGGTTGCCGGAGCGGGCTTGCTGCCCGGCGTTCCGCCTGGAAGCGGCGGGAGGTTGGTATCGGCAACCACGGCGGGGCGCGATCCGCCCTCGCCCACCACCGGCGCGACATTGCCCGTGCCCGCGAAGGTCTTGCCGCCCGGATCTTCGGGCCTGGTCTTGACCGGCCCCTCGGGCGCGGGGATCACGCTGCCATCGGCGACCACATCGCTGCTCACCGCGCGGTTGGAGACCCACCAGACCCCGCCGACCACGACTGCCAGCAGCGCGACCATCAGGGTGAAGAACCCCGCGATCTGCATCATGTCGAAACCGCCCGCGTCCTCGTCATCCTCGTCGGATTCGAGCCAGGGGAGATTGTCCGTGTCGGCCAGATCGAGCTCGTCGCCGAACCCGTCGTTGCCGCCGTCCATCCCTTCGTCCAGTTCCTCGTATTCGGCGTCGATCATGGCGAAATTCCGGGCCCCCAATGGCTCACATGCGCTAGATTACATGCTTTCGACCGCCTCGACACCCAAGACGCCGAGACCGCCGCGGATTACCTGCCCGATTGCGGCTGCGAGGAAAAGCCTCGCCGCGGTCAGCTCTGCGTCCTGTTCCACGATGAAGCGCTTTTCCGGGCGGTCGTTACCGAGGTTCCAGTAGGAATGGAGGTCGCCCGCCAGATCATAGAGATAGAAAGCGATCCGGTGCGGCTCGCGCGCACGGGCGGCGGCTTCGATCTCGCGCGGGAACTGCGCGGCGCGGGCGATCAGCGCCAGCTCCTCCGCCCCGAGCCGATCGAGTGCCGCATCGGAGGGGGTGATCCCCATGTCGGCGGCCTTGCGCAGGCTCGAACGGATGCGCGCGTGGGCATATTGGACATAGAAGACCGGATTGTCCTTCGAGGCTTCGACCACCTTGTCGAAGTCGAAATCCATCTGCGCATCGGGCTTGCGGGTGAGCATGGTGAAGCGCACCACGTCCTTGCCGACCATCTCGACCACATCGGCGAGCGTCACGAAATTGCCCGCGCGCTTGGACATCTTGAACGGCTGACCGCCCTTCATCAGTTGCACCATCTGGACGAGCTTCACCTCGAACGGCTTGGGCGCCGCGCCATCCGCGCTGGTCAGCGCGGCGACGGCGGCCTTGATCCGCTTGACGGTGCCAGCATGGTCCGCGCCCCAGATGTCGACCAGCGCATCGGCGGTCTGGGCTTTCTGGAAGTGGTAGGCGAGGTCCGCGCCGAAATAGGTCCAAGACCCGTTCGACTTCTTGATCGGGCGATCCTGATCGTCGCCGAACCTGGTCGAGCGGAACAGCGGCAGTTGCACCGGCTCCCAGTCTTCGGGCGGGGCCTTGCCCTTGGGGGCTTCGAGCACGCCGTCATAGACGAGGTCGTGGTCGCGCAGCCATTGTTCGGCGGCGTCGACCTTGCCCGAGGCTTGCAGCTCGGCCTCGGAGGAGAACAGGTCGTGCCGGATGCCGAGCGTGGCCAGATCTTCGCGGATCATGTCCATCATCGCCGCCACCGCGCGTGTGCGGAACAGGATCAGCCATTCGTCTTCGGGCGCGGCAGCGTATTGATCGCCGAACTCGGCGGCGAGCGCTTCGCCCACCGGCTTCAGATATTCGCCCGGATATAGCCCTTCAGGGATGGTGACCGTCTCGCCCAGTGCCTCGCGATACCGCAGGTGCACCGACCGGGCGAGGACATCGACCTGCGCGCCCGCGTCGTTGACGTAATATTCCTTGATGACCCTATGGCCCGCGAATTCGAGCAGGCCCGCCAGCGCATCGCCGACGACCGCGCCGCGGCAATGGCCCATGTGCATCGGCCCGGTGGGGTTGGCCGAGACATATTCGATGTTGACGGTCGCGCCCCCGCCCATCTGCGAGCGCCCGTAATCCGCACCGAGGCTGGCGATGGCGCGCAGCTCGGCAAGCCATGCCTCGGGCGCGAGGCGCAGGTTGATGAAGCCCGGCCCGGCGATGTCGGCGCTGACGATGCCCGGCTGCGCGGCGAGCTTCGCGGTGATCGCCTCGGCCAGTGCGCGCGGGTTGAGACCCGCGGGCTTGGCGAGCACCATCGCGGCATTGGTCGCCAGATCGCCGTGACTGGGATCGCGCGGCGGCTCGAGCGTGACGTTGGCGAAGGAAGTGCCCGCGGGCAAAGTGCCCTCGGCAACCAGATCGGTCAGGACGCTTTCGATCAGCGCGGTGTGGGCGGCGTAGAGGGTCTTGGTCATGGCTGTCTCGTGCGATGTGCGCGGAAATATCGCGCGTGCAAGATAGGAAGCGGGGTCCCGGGTCAAGCCCGGGACGGGGAAGGACGAAAGCTGATCAATCGACGCCGCAGGCGTCGCAAGCGCGACCGCGCGCCCGCAGGCGCTCCGAAGGAAACGCGCCGAGGACGAAGGCGCGGATGCGCCTTCGTAAAAATCAACGCGTCGCGTTATACTTCAACTGCTCTTCGGTCAGCTGGAAGCCGACCAGCATTTCGAACCGGGTGCGGGCGACTGCGGCCTTGACCTCGGGATCGGCCAGCGGATCGAGCGCCGCTTCGGCATCGCCCGCGCGGCGTCGTCGGGTGATCTTCTGGCGGATATCCTCGGGCAGCGCGGCATCGGCGCGGTTGACGTAGCTTGCCGCCTTGCCGCTGGCGACCGCGCGCTCCTGCCCGTCGGCAAAGGCGAGCGTGACGGTGCCCACCCGCTTGCTGACCACGGCATTGCCGCCGCGCAGCACGGTAACGAAATAGGGCAGCTCCACCGTGCGCGCGCCGCGCGTGTCGGTGCGGCGGGCATTCACCGTGAAGGTCGCCTCGGAATAGACCTTGTCGGTGGCATCGTTGCAGGTCGAGCGCAGATCGGTCATCGCCGCAGTCACATCGAGACTGGCGACGGTGGTGTCTCCGCCGGGGCGGAAGGTGGTGATATCGCCGGTGTAGTCGGGAATCCCGACCGAGGGGCACAGCGTCAGCACGCTGGCAATGCCGACGCCCTGATCGATCACCAGCTCGCCCTCGTTCGAACAGGCCGCAAGGCTCGCCGCCAGTCCCAGAACCATAAAGCCGCGCGCGCGAAGCATCATCAAAAGCCGTCCTTGCATATTCCGATCCCGTGCGCCCTAGCGAGGACGCGCACAAAGCGCTAGGGGGAGAGACATGAACGCGCCCTTTCCCGCCTCCGAAGCTGCCACCGCAGACCGCCCGCCGCTCAATCTGCTAATCGCCGCCCCGCGCGGCTTCTGCGCCGGGGTCGATCGCGCGATCGAGATCGTCGAGAAGGCGCTCGAACGGTACGGTTCGCCGGTCTATGTCCGGCACGAGATCGTCCACAACAAATATGTCGTCGAAGGGCTTAAGGCCAAGGGCGCGATTTTCGTCAAGGAACTCGACGAAGTGCCCGACGATGCGCCCGTGGTGTTCAGCGCGCACGGCGTGCCCAAGGCGATCCCCGCCGAAGCGCGCCGCCGCGAACTGCTCTATCTTGATGCCACCTGCCCGCTGGTGAGCAAGATCCACCGTCAGGCCGAACGCCAGATCGAAAAGGGCCGCCACATCATCTTCATCGGCCACGAAGGCCACCCCGAGGTGATCGGCACGATGGGGCAGGTCGAACCGGGGCAGATGACGCTGGTCGAGACGATCGAGGATGTCGACAAGCTCCCGTTCGATTCCGACGAGGAGCTGGCCTATCTCACCCAGACCACGCTGTCGGTGGACGATACGCGCGAGGTGATCGAGGCGCTCGAATGGCGTTATCCCAACATCAGCGGGCCCAAGGCGGAAGACATCTGCTATGCGACCTCCAACCGGCAGGCGGCGGTCAAGGAGCTGGCGCATGACTGCGATCTGGTGCTGGTGATCGGCGCGCCCAATTCCTCGAACTCGCTGCGGCTGGTCGAGGTGTCGGAACGGCTCGGCACCCCTGCCAAGCTGATCCAGCGTGCCTCGGAAATCGACTTTGCCTGGCTCGAGGGGGTGGAAACGCTCGGCCTCACCGCCGGGGCCTCCGCGCCCGAAGTGCTGGTGCGCGAGGTGGTCGCCGCGCTGGCGCAGCACCGCACCATCCACGAGAAGGAAATCACCGCCACCGTCGAAAAGATGGTGTTCAAGCTGCCGCGCCAGCTGACCGAGTAGGCTTCTCGGGCGGGGCGCATGGCGGTCTATACCCATCTCGGGGCCGAGGATCTTGCCCGGCTGATCGCGCATTACGATGTCGGCGCGCTGGTTTCGGCCAAGGGGATCGCCGAGGGCGTGTCCAATTCCAACTGGCTGGTGGAGACGACGGGTAGCGGCGACAGCGGCACGCGCTTCATCCTGACGCTGTACGAGCGGCGGATCGACTATGCCGATCTGCCCTATTTTCTCGAACTGCTCGATCATCTTGCGGCCAAGGGCTGCCCGGTGCCGCGCACGATGCACGACCGCGCGGGTACTTCGTGGCGGATGGTCGAGGACCCCGGATCGCCGTCCGGGGCAAGCAAAGCGGCGGCGCTGATCGAATTTCTGCCCGGTGTCTCGCCCACCCGGCCGACGCCTGCGCAGGCTCGCAGCGTCGGCGAAGTGCTCGCGCGGCTGCATCTGGCGGCGCAGGATTTCCCGCGCACCCGCGCCAATGCGATGGATTTCGCCGCCAGCGCCGCAATCCTGCGCACCTGCGGGGCCGAGGCGCTGGCGACGATCGACCCGGCCCTCCCCGCGCTGCTCGCCGAGGCCGAGGCCGCCGCCGCGCTCGATCTCTCCGCCCTGCCGCGCTCGCAGACCCACACAGACCTTTTCCCCGACAATGTGCTGATGCTGGGCGACCGGGTGACCGGGCTGATCGACTTCTACTTCGCCTGCACCGGGCCGATGGTGCTTGATCTGGCGGTGACGCACGCGGCATGGAGCTTCGATGCGGCGAACGCGCATGATCCTGCCATCGGCAGCGCACTGATCGCGGGCTATGAAAGCGTCCGCCCGCTGGAGCCTGACGAGCGCGCACTGTTTCCCGATGTCGCCAAGGGCGCGTGCCTGCGTTTTGTCGCGAGCCGGGCCGAGGACTGGCTGGACACCCCGGACGATGCGCTTGTCACCCGCAAGGACCCGATGCAATTCGCGCGGCGGTGGCGGTTCTACGACGAAACCGGCCCCGCCCTGCTTGCAGGCTGAGCCGCGCGCGGCCAAGGGTGAGCGACATGAAACAGGTTCAGATTTTCACCGATGGCGCGTGCAAGGGCAATCCCGGCCCCGGCGGCTGGGGCGCGCTGCTGCGCATGGGCCCGCACGAAAAGGAACTGTCGGGCGGCGAGGCCGATACCACCAACAACCGCATGGAGATGACCGCAGCGATCCGCGGCCTCAATGCCCTGATCGAGCCGTGCAAGGTCGATCTCTATTCCGACAGCAAATATGTGCTCGACGGGATGCAGAAGTGGATCCACGGCTGGCAGAAGAACGGCTGGG from Porphyrobacter sp. YT40 encodes:
- a CDS encoding SPOR domain-containing protein translates to MIDAEYEELDEGMDGGNDGFGDELDLADTDNLPWLESDEDDEDAGGFDMMQIAGFFTLMVALLAVVVGGVWWVSNRAVSSDVVADGSVIPAPEGPVKTRPEDPGGKTFAGTGNVAPVVGEGGSRPAVVADTNLPPLPGGTPGSKPAPATPPSAGATKPVPVAPAAEPAPAAGTSVQLAAYGTRARAEQGWVDAQRRTEKLNGVKHRVVEGKVDIGTVYRLQAVTGSRAEADRLCAALKTDGLDCQVK
- the scpB gene encoding SMC-Scp complex subunit ScpB; translation: MSEPEPEPLERAVEATLFAAEAPMSVDALAAHLGDAAPGDVRAALAAIAAHYGPRGVHLVERGGRWHFETAPDLAHLLRREKEQVRRLSRAATEVLAIIAYHEPVSRAEIESIRGVQTSAGTLDVLMEAGWVKPAGRREVPGRPVIYATTPEFLDHFGLASRRDLPGIDELRAAGLLDPVDEAMEAAMRFDPDEPDETDSDDEDPS
- the rnhA gene encoding ribonuclease HI, with amino-acid sequence MKQVQIFTDGACKGNPGPGGWGALLRMGPHEKELSGGEADTTNNRMEMTAAIRGLNALIEPCKVDLYSDSKYVLDGMQKWIHGWQKNGWVNASKKPVRNADLWHDLIEAARPHQITWHWVKGHNGHPENERVDALASAEAEKARGG
- the argS gene encoding arginine--tRNA ligase, translating into MTKTLYAAHTALIESVLTDLVAEGTLPAGTSFANVTLEPPRDPSHGDLATNAAMVLAKPAGLNPRALAEAITAKLAAQPGIVSADIAGPGFINLRLAPEAWLAELRAIASLGADYGRSQMGGGATVNIEYVSANPTGPMHMGHCRGAVVGDALAGLLEFAGHRVIKEYYVNDAGAQVDVLARSVHLRYREALGETVTIPEGLYPGEYLKPVGEALAAEFGDQYAAAPEDEWLILFRTRAVAAMMDMIREDLATLGIRHDLFSSEAELQASGKVDAAEQWLRDHDLVYDGVLEAPKGKAPPEDWEPVQLPLFRSTRFGDDQDRPIKKSNGSWTYFGADLAYHFQKAQTADALVDIWGADHAGTVKRIKAAVAALTSADGAAPKPFEVKLVQMVQLMKGGQPFKMSKRAGNFVTLADVVEMVGKDVVRFTMLTRKPDAQMDFDFDKVVEASKDNPVFYVQYAHARIRSSLRKAADMGITPSDAALDRLGAEELALIARAAQFPREIEAAARAREPHRIAFYLYDLAGDLHSYWNLGNDRPEKRFIVEQDAELTAARLFLAAAIGQVIRGGLGVLGVEAVESM
- a CDS encoding ScpA family protein, with amino-acid sequence MSEADQPFMFPPEAPRPDSDALYLELGAWEGPLDLLLDLARRQKVDLRQISILALVDQYLSYIERAGAMKLELAADYLVMAAWLAYLKSAMLLPKEEQEDPSPEELALRLQLRLQRLGAMREAAGRLMGRDRIGRDIFLRGAPEGLRTDRKTVWRSDLFSLIQAYGQVKARTAPRIYHVANRPVMTLDSALERVAAMLGVTLEWMEIRDFLPPHASPELKRSALASSFVAALELAKRGRAELEQEGAFAPLRIRRLKDAAA
- the ispH gene encoding 4-hydroxy-3-methylbut-2-enyl diphosphate reductase; the protein is MNAPFPASEAATADRPPLNLLIAAPRGFCAGVDRAIEIVEKALERYGSPVYVRHEIVHNKYVVEGLKAKGAIFVKELDEVPDDAPVVFSAHGVPKAIPAEARRRELLYLDATCPLVSKIHRQAERQIEKGRHIIFIGHEGHPEVIGTMGQVEPGQMTLVETIEDVDKLPFDSDEELAYLTQTTLSVDDTREVIEALEWRYPNISGPKAEDICYATSNRQAAVKELAHDCDLVLVIGAPNSSNSLRLVEVSERLGTPAKLIQRASEIDFAWLEGVETLGLTAGASAPEVLVREVVAALAQHRTIHEKEITATVEKMVFKLPRQLTE
- the tatA gene encoding twin-arginine translocase TatA/TatE family subunit codes for the protein MQPGIWQILIIALVVLVLFGRGRISEMMGDFGKGISSFKKGMSETQEPPAKGQIEPPAADPAPTAAPAPAPTAAPAPTLDKSDTPGT
- a CDS encoding homoserine kinase, which encodes MAVYTHLGAEDLARLIAHYDVGALVSAKGIAEGVSNSNWLVETTGSGDSGTRFILTLYERRIDYADLPYFLELLDHLAAKGCPVPRTMHDRAGTSWRMVEDPGSPSGASKAAALIEFLPGVSPTRPTPAQARSVGEVLARLHLAAQDFPRTRANAMDFAASAAILRTCGAEALATIDPALPALLAEAEAAAALDLSALPRSQTHTDLFPDNVLMLGDRVTGLIDFYFACTGPMVLDLAVTHAAWSFDAANAHDPAIGSALIAGYESVRPLEPDERALFPDVAKGACLRFVASRAEDWLDTPDDALVTRKDPMQFARRWRFYDETGPALLAG
- the nagZ gene encoding beta-N-acetylhexosaminidase; the protein is MIPAIFGLGGPQLTPDERAFFRECDPAGYILFGRNCVDPAQLRALTDDLRSIHGRDRLLISIDQEGGRVARLRPPHWASYPAGAAFEQLYAIAPASAIEAARANATAMGLELSAMGITVDYHPPLDLRVPGAHDVIGDRAFGSDPVAVAAIGRAVLEGLAAGGVTGCVKHMPGHGRTDVDTHKALPTVTASAAELEDDLAPFRTLNHALIGMTGHLVFTAWDADNPATLSETVIRDVIRGSIGFDGLLLTDDIDMEALGGSIPERAGRAHAAGCDIILNCWAKMDDMQGICEVLPAMPPATAARLDRALAGTRIAPALAPEAADLLAKRDALLALTGAAA